A part of Dermacentor variabilis isolate Ectoservices chromosome 10, ASM5094787v1, whole genome shotgun sequence genomic DNA contains:
- the LOC142559463 gene encoding uncharacterized protein LOC142559463 isoform X2: MASPRWEVWRNSARLLSKLERDEKFAILLQYDLQHENIHVSHQRWQAVEGWRRYEVE, translated from the exons ATGGCGTCCCCTCGTTGGGAG GTGTGGAGAAACTCCGCAAGGCTGCTCTCTAAGCTCGAAAGGGACGAAAAGTTTGCCATTTTGCTGCAATACGACTTGCAACATGAAAACAT ACATGTGTCTCACCAGCGATGGCAGGCTGTTGAAGGATGGAGACGATATGAAGTTGAGTGA